In the Hermetia illucens chromosome 1, iHerIll2.2.curated.20191125, whole genome shotgun sequence genome, GCATGCAATGGATTTTCCTTCTTGGAGATTGCAATTgtctctgggcgaattcgctcttctttcttctttttatttacgTCCGTTACCACCGTTAATATTTTCTTTGGgcttcgctagccgacattCCCACTTTGGGCACATTTTTCCTCTTCTGAACCTTTAgctttatttcctttttaaagCCTGTTGATTTTCTAATGGTTCCCCCGCTTTGTCTGGCACTCTTTTGCATGGCCGAAGGTGGTAAACTTTGCGCTTTGGTGTCACATGAGTCGCCTGTAACATTATTGAGACAGAAGTTTtctgattttcctttttctcctgCAACCCAATAGCTCTCACCATGTCTTTACTTGGTGCCCACTATGCTTGTTCTTGATAAGCTCGGATGACTCACCTGTTTTAGCTCCTAGCTTCATGAAGGAGATTAGGACTCTGTTCTCGGCGATTACTCCTTTTGTGTACTCCTTCACTTTTTACTAACTGTTTCAGTAAGCAGGggatattttaaaattaatgtacttctcctgaatgggtccATTTGCTGGTTTTGGTGTTGAAATCTCTTTCGTCGGCCAGCGATCTTTCTCCACTCCACCGTTTTTAACTTTCGCTATCTGTGTTCTTGGTAGAATTATCTTTGTTTAACTCCATCCTTCTTCAAATCTAGATCACTTGTAGTATTAACCAAGTTGACCACTGCGGTGGAAGAGTCTCGAAAGCCAAGGTCCAGCTTGCACTCCCGAAAGTCCCGGTATTGGTGTTCCGAGTTCCAGCACTGTAACTTTACTCTTTCTCTCATCTTCCATGTTAGTTTTATGCCCCGAACAGAGTCACGTTGGGTATCATGAAATTCCCCGATTAGTACTTACCGAGGCTAGATTCAGTTTTAAAaacacataaaacctttcatacctgaagcaccgagaTTCCGATTATTTATTGGGACTTCTTTTCATTAACATAATCGTCGCGCTCCACGTTTTACTGAACAAACTACGTATGGAATTAATTAGTCGAAAATCTGCCTAGACACCGTATGGTGGCAGTTTTATGATTGTTTTgacaattttttggttgggtagcttctgctTTCTAGACCACACTGCTCCCTATTGTATTAAATGCCAGAATCGAGGCCATTTTTAGAAAAATActgatcgaaacctttcatttgaaccccacatgactatatgatATTCGTGGAAAAGCcatttacacccccattttagtGTGTGGGGACGCCCTCCCCTCTTAAACTGATGGATGTTACTCATTGCATGGTAAGGATTTCACTGTTCCCACCTTCCTTCCAAAATTTAACATCAATAGGAGTTTCTGAGacaaatgggtgtgacagacaacttattgtaaaattagatttttgtttcttattgtttctcttctctgtctgtaaagcactatcaaaaaattttaagtgcccacagtggccattagattttagctatttttgttagtttgaaagattgttgttttgttcatttttccaatctatatattactattacctatttcttgaaaataaaattattttgagaACCTCAAAAACGGACTGATAGTAGCGcgtttcaataaggttttgttttactcaaaagaaacaagaaaaaacCGAGTTTCAATCCTATATTCTAGAAAGTAGTGAGCAGAAAACTTATACGGTAATGTCCAAGTTTTCGCAATGGTGTGGGGAACAATGAACCGATGACCATTATATTTCTCTTGGGCGCTCAATTAACGAAACGAAGGCCGTtattatcgaagtagttttaGAAGTAAACTGTTTTATATTAAACTGAACATTAGAAAGTGTTTGTTCACTGTCTGGATAATTTAGACTAAAGATACATATTAAACAATACTTTTTCCCTGCTTTATTTCATAATACTAAGTAATCTTTATTAATCTCCTGGCGTTCACTTCACGATCCTTGATAAAAATCATTTAAGTCCTTTACAATCTATGATGATCACTCTGTCACTCAAGCAACCAGGTGTTTCACAATCCACCTCCTATACGCCATAACATTTGTATACACGCCAGGCCAATTTTCTAATCCACAACCTCTTCCGAATGAAATAACTCCATCAAGCACTGGGCAACCGTCAATAAATGAGATAAGAGGTCCCCCGGAATCCCCATCACATGCGTCTTGCTTGAATACACCCCCGCCGCAAATTTGTCCTTTTGTTATTGTGACATTTTTTCTGCCATACTGTCTAACGCACTCATTATGATCGTACAATTTTACGTTTAGTTTATTACTGACAGGACTTTGCTTTTCTGGAAGAGAAAACAAAAGTTAGCACTATGAAAATGGGAGATGGCTCGGCTACTTACGATTGAGTGTACGGCCCCATCCAACAACGGTGTATTCATGATCTGGACGTAGAATTGTAGCACTGGGCTTATGAACCCACCGTAAGCACATAGGCGCGATATTGGATGAGAAATCATACAAAGGATCCGAGAGCTGCACCAAGGCTATGTCATTCTGATAAGTTCGGCTACTATAGTTCTCATGGACAATGACTTTTCCTATTGCTCTGTCCACTTTAGTCTTTATTTCACTGCAAATTCCTCGATTGCACTCAACTTGTGAGAGGTCATGTTCACCTAATCGAATGTAGGCTCTATTAGATGGAGAGTAAAAGGGTTAAAATCAACGAAGCTTATCGATACCGCCTACTCACAAAAATCCTGATTTCCTCTGAATTTCACCAGTCACGCAGTGGGCGGCAGTCAAGACAAATGATCTGCTAATCAACGTCCCCGAGCAAGGGAAGGTGCTATTTCCATTCTTGTCAATATAGTGCAAGAGCACTACCTGCGGGAATTCATCAACCTCCGTTGGCGTCCCGCCATAGATGGGAGGAAGTGGTTTTATTGGACAGCATTCACTTAACTCCGGAAAAATATCCTTAAATGATTGATGGATAAGATCATCCAGTCCTATCCTATGCGAGTAATAGTTCTCTCCTGGTGCAAGGTAATATCAGTAAATTGCAATCTGGGTAACGAAGAAATATTAAGATATTACCCGAAGCGATATTGCATCCAAACAGgaaagaaaagataaaaaacaCAATTCGACCACTTGAAGTAAACATTGTTTTTTTGGAAGTTGAAGAAAAACAATCGATATATGTATGGACAATCACTAATTAATTTTCACTGCACAATTGAAGTTTCATTCATACACTACACTAGAAACTGGTTAAACTCTACCCTTTTACCGGTTCAGGTATTCTAACTAGCCAACTAGTTTAAACGAAAGGCGTATTCCCCAAGAGTTAgaagctatctaccgccttCTAGAGTTGTTCATACACTGAACCCGTTCTCCGGTTCTATAGTATTACTCTACAACCAGATCATATTCTGTATAAGAAATATTTAGTTCgcaatttcattttttaaggtgaTTCACAAAAGCTCCCATGGAACGGAAATAGGCAGCAGAGCAGGTTATTTGCATTTAATTGGTCGCAGATTTAAAACCGGTCGAGAGCAGATAATTATACTCATCCAAGATACTTTTTGATGTATCTTCTTACGTTTACTCATAATCACTGCATCGCTTAATAGGATGAGCTTTTCTTCTTGAGACCTACTAGGTTCCGCCTGGTTAGGTCACGGTTGGTTGCAAACAAAATAATCTGATTTCAGCTAAAAACGATGGAGTCATGCAGCCATTGTTCAGTGGGAAAATATCAGTACTCAAGTGCAAAATTAATGTGACGAAGTTGGATTTCCACTACATATGATCATGTACTCGCATTTATTTACAAACATGACGTGAGCTAGCATCATTGCTCGTGCTTTCTCAACTGAATTTCCCAGCTTAACTTTCATTTTCTTGGACAGGATTGTCTATTGCAACTTCCCCGACCGATTGAATCGAataatggaagaaaaaaatctaaaaacattATTCAAATGAACAGATAAGAATAGGGAAAACCCCGGCTCAAAAAAATAAGACTCTGACATGTAAAGCAGTTTTATTTTTAGATGGATTTTAGAATTTTACAAATTGCTAACTGGATTCCATGAATGTTGACGTTGAATCACGCGTCAGCGAGACAGGCATTATCACTTCATCTTCGAATTTATCTGTTAAACCTTCAACACGTCTAGTTGAATGGTATCTTTCAACTAGAACCATAGTGTCTATATATCTGAAGCGTTCCAATATAGGCGTAAGCAACATCTCATCTATTTTAGTTAGATTTAGTTGATAATTTCACCATGCAACAGTCGGTATTAGCAAGTTAGTCGTCACCTACCTTCTTGAAATCTTATATGAATTGTCGTCTCATCGAATTTAACTGATGTGTGCATCTTGGAATTCCCAAGTGCAATTAAGAACTGCCCTCATCATATTATTTGGGATCAGGTTATCTTTGGTTAGAGATGCCAACCTGTttttttcatatatatataaagtacAACATAAGCATGAAGAGTTCATTAACTTGCTGGCTTGTCTAGGGTAGTAAGGCAATCGAATGGAGTGTGGCCTAGGACATTGAAtattgaatattaaattttcaaattaggcCTAGTAGTTGTATATAGTTCATAAGTTtatattaaaaagaaaaggtttttttttttaatttacgcATATGTTTGCACAGAAGAGAAGTGCTTGCGATATACGTTGCTGACGCAATAAACCCCCGACTCCCGGTTATAGTAACTGCAAAAACAAGTTAAAAATTGTCAACATCAGAGACTACGCCGTtagcaaatattcaaaaatagatGCCCTGCAAAAATAATTATTGAAGCAATTGGTGGTAGCCTTACTTTAAACAAATTTCAAGGCATTAGACGCTTGTTAATTACATTGAGAGTTTTAACTTGATCTCATCATCAGTTAACTCACTGAAGCACGCACACCTTACTTTCTCCGAATGCAAATTTACGATAGAACTGGATTAGTATATGGAACCCCGAAAACAATATTAGATGTCTATCTATGACTCTCGTTAGGTAATTTGCGCTTtttatgtctcctgttcactcctatGTAATGTCTactccaaatattttttttctttcttataaTTActtctttttagttttcaaaatttttctatGAGGTTGTGCTTTAGTTTCATAAGCCCACAGAAGCGAGAAAGACACAATTACGAAAATAAAAATCCGTGACCCAAACAAGATTCAAATACGCGGATGAAATCGAGGGCTGATGCCGAGAGGCGCCTGGCTCTAGCACCATCAACAATTTCCGCTTTCCGATGCTATTATCCTTCTTAATGTCCACTCAAGACTCTTGCTTCTGCGAATTTTAAATAATGGTAGTTTGGTTATACATTATTAATGCTTTCGTTGtcataatctcggcagatgccggattttacctaatactagcactaaatgccaagcatttagactcggacgatccttcctacttaaaagataagtGGTGACAGGTACTAGGTTGTATTGTGCGTGTGTTTTAGGTTGGGAAGAGGCAAAGCCTCCAAGGACTCAGACCATAGTGATCCATTGTGCTCGATTTCCCCATCAtaggtggtaggttagtgggagagtccgtcgagaactcctcacatcgaacacgtatacagaatggtatatttatgcatgatttgaaccagactgcgaGAGAACATCAAGTGAAGCCGGGAGCGGCTCGTCCACCattgaagatgcctctctcgcaatttgtccacgatcggtgcaaccccataacgcaacatcttcgtctccattaccgtaagaccccgttcattgtcttttatagtcggccaacactcagaaccgtagagtgcgacagggcggacgacattgcggtcaattttagatttgagacgttcgttgatacgtcgatcacaaagaacaccagttgtggaacgccacttcatccaggttgcgttaatgcgtgaagtcatttcataaggcagttctccattgactgatagcgttgacccggggtatataaatcgctcagttctgggcagatcactgccgctgacagtggttgtgcctgtttcatggggatcggtcaattcagttttgtttagattcaatctgagtccgtgttgcataaggcgatcattccatttttggacaagtagctcgagatcatttttggtctgtcatgctaggaaaacatcatctgcataaagcagtatatataTAGGGCGCTGCAcattggatgtcctgtgtgacggtgtccataacaagaagaaagaggagtggtgagagggcgcttccttgaccaACAGCaaaagagacacgaagtggttctgATACAccagccatacttcgaactttacttttcggatcgtggtagagcaattgaacccagcgcacgaattcttctggcactaagcaTACCATATGAATTCGTGTTAtatacggtcaaatgctttttcTAGATCCGGAAATGCTatctaaagagggcgatgcttctcacggtgtttctccatgagtaaccgcgcagcgtatattgcgtcggTAGTTCCGCAGGTTTTGACAAATCCGATTTGAtacacgatttcgcgaatacggttctcAATGctaggggatagcaacatcaataatatacgcggagcgacccataATGTCAACTAAAGGCatatcaggcttgttgtgcgataTTTGGCGATCAGTTACCACTTGCCGGtcagaatacatgctctaagcgcaactatcaagtactgcctgcaactcatatcggtaaaccggacgtgttcacatgatcagcccatgcttgtatgcaaggcgcGATGGGAGTACAGCcggaaatgagatggtctaacgtctctaacgccaaaccatatattctgcactgttcgttctccacccgctctttcattacgaGCTTTCTATAAACTCGGGTGGCAAACCCGTCGTCCTGCATGGCACACAAAAATCCCTTTGTCTCAGGAAAGAACTCCCCAGCACGAGCCCTCTGCAGATCGACAAGTGGCTGCCGAAAGCAATTCATGTGTTTgtcgtgcattgccttcaattttcattcatcgatccactcctGGTCTGTCTTCACCCCGCTGAGAAGATTGAAAGAGGCTGCCCAtaatctgccttacagacagccacatgcaagggactAGCTTACTCTCTGCTGCAAAAATAAACGCACAGCGAGTCAACTTAATATTGATGTTGTACCGCCACGTCAGCCACGCCTCTGCCTTCGATTCCATGAGGTAAgttcatccgcttcacggcAGAATTTCAGATATCTTGCAGTAAATAGAGAAATATGAGACGAAGATAGGGAGCTTCTTTAACTTGTATTTGAAGTCCGATTTCAGGTTCTCAAAAATTGCAACGTCCTTCAGGGCTCCAGCGATTTCCGAAAAATCGACTGCAGCTGGGATGTTGATCCCGGAGATCCGGGACGAAGCATCGGCGATTAAATTGTCTTACGGGACAGATGTTCAATGtcgatcgattttaaagccgcctatgacagcataggcagggtaaaactgtacacgccatgagggaattcggtatcccaacgaaattgataagactgactaggttgtccctcaccaatgtgccaggctagataaaagcagcaggatcattcttgaGACCATTtaccatcaacaacagtctaaaacCATGGGTTTTCTTAAACCTGGCACTgggaaaagtgattcgcgatgcagatatcaatgcgaggggcaccatcctctttaagtccacccaactactgacctacgctaacgatattgacattatgggaagaacaacccgagatgtactacctaccttcatccggatcgagtaggtggcgcgagatctcgaactgcacattaatgaaggtaagacgaagtatatggtggcaacgtcagcgccaaaaatcaaagaacgaacaacatcgaaccacactggtcagacgaaatcaataaagataatacactacaattttgagaccgctgaaaatttcttctatttaagatcgaaaatcacaaccgataacagttatgacgatgaaatccgaagaatttttggctccctacataaaGACTGAcagttccgtagcctacataacgatgagatcgatgagcgataccatgaccgtctggttatggataaaatccgactcaacaggtggAGCCGGGCGGATCtcctaattcgtatggatgaggatggtccagcctggaagtcaataagggcaacaACTATGGTAGATAAAGGAGACGAagcggaccctgcctgagatggagcgatggcgtagatcaggacgccagacagcttctagggatagcGAATTGTTGGATCTCGgagtgtctagagttccttaccggttgttgcgccgttgatgatgatgttgaatccTCGATGTGAGCTGGCTGATGTAAGCTATGTGCCGAAGTTAGCGAGAGGACTTTTTGTCGGGTTTGTGACATAAGGCAAAATTCAGAGACTTATATCTGTGAACaaggtgaacggcctgccctcaagggaatATCGAAAATGTTTATTACTCACATACGCGACTGGTAATTAATGATCATAGACGTTCTTATTCCTTTGAGTCGGATTCAACTTTTTTGGGAAGAAACCTAATGGTTACCAGCTTCGATTCACCCTTCAATGAGGAGCAGCGTGtgtgaggcatcgacgaacatagCGAGAGCATCTACCAGCGGTTGCTTCGTGATTTCCAATGCTTGGGCGGTTTCTGGCGACAACACAACCACTCGTAAATCCTTGGTCTAAGGACCAGACACGAAGACATTAAATAATGCCTGGTGGTAAGCAGCTTTAGGCAAAAAACGACGCTAGAAGTttaccatgcccaagaaccttctaaggCTTTTGGCAGCGGAAAGCTCACGATCGCTTGTACCTCGACTGGGTTGTGTTGAATGCCGTGAGTCGACAGTCGCGGAAGTCATCGAGGATCGGAAAACGGCAAAATACTTGCTTGTCGCCAAGACACACTGAAGACGCACCGCAAGAACGAGATAAAAGCAACGAAGCAAGAACCAGCCGACTGCTCAAAATTTCTTGATCAAACAAGACACTGCCTTTTTCTTTCACTATCTCTCTAATCGGGTTGTTCTGGTATTGCTCAGCTAAGAATGTCACGCTAGAACAAAGTTGTCGCGGGGCCTTCTGCCGTCCTAATCGCCATTTCGGTTAATGTCCCACCACAATTCGCACTGGCGGGCATCACGTCAGCCGCCACTAAATCCAATCACGCGTTAGTCAACCAGTAGTCAACATGCTgagcgatttttttttatttttctaaaaactCTAGATGTCAGTTCATTGAATAGGTATGGCCTACTTCACACGATTACTCCATGTGAAGTAGTCCCGCTCTCTCTAATCGACCTCGTGGCAGCAACTAGGATAATTGAGCGAGCTGCGAAGTTTAAAGCTGTACAGGTATATACAGTATCCACCATGTCCCATCAGAAACTGCGTGAGAATACTGCTTGTCTCATGTTCTATGAGTcatccctttcggcgtttttcacatgtaaatcagagtaataatcggGCCAGTCATTGATTCGGGTTATATTATTACTAATGTAACtactttatttcttttttaatattttatattttaatttataattaaCAAACTAAAAATTAATACATGTGTGGATCCTGGATGTCTTTTCCTCTGGAATTTTTTCCACCTCCCTAGTTGTCAAAATTATTTATATGTTTTTTTGAAATCATGGTGAACCGACTATTTCCGGAGGGTTCACAATTGAGTGCGTTCGTTACACCAATTGCTTGTTCTACCACAGCACTCCAGCGAGGAAGCAGATGCGTGGTGGCCGCCCCCATCCCTGGCTGTGCTTTCTTCCAGGAAAAAAGCAGGGCCAGAAAGATCCCGTTAAGAGACATCCAGCCTTAAATCGTATGGACCTCGCTCGAGGCTTGCAGTAGTCGAGACCTCTGGGCATATCCACCACGTTTTTCGCGTAGTTTTCAGTTGGTGGTGTCTTCAGCTTCCGCACTGCGCCCTTGGTTAGACGCAAAAACCCGGTGGATTTAAGGCTCGATTTACTATCGAATACAAGGTATCGCCTCAGAACCTATTGACGATTATGAGTCAATACTTGAAACCAGTCAAGTTCTGCAAAAGCCAATTAAGTCGACATAGA is a window encoding:
- the LOC119657378 gene encoding serine protease 7-like — encoded protein: MFTSSGRIVFFIFSFLFGCNIASGENYYSHRIGLDDLIHQSFKDIFPELSECCPIKPLPPIYGGTPTEVDEFPQVVLLHYIDKNGNSTFPCSGTLISRSFVLTAAHCVTGEIQRKSGFLAYIRLGEHDLSQVECNRGICSEIKTKVDRAIGKVIVHENYSSRTYQNDIALVQLSDPLYDFSSNIAPMCLRWVHKPSATILRPDHEYTVVGWGRTLNQKQSPVSNKLNVKLYDHNECVRQYGRKNVTITKGQICGGGVFKQDACDGDSGGPLISFIDGCPVLDGVISFGRGCGLENWPGVYTNVMAYRRWIVKHLVA